One part of the Ranitomeya imitator isolate aRanImi1 chromosome 10, aRanImi1.pri, whole genome shotgun sequence genome encodes these proteins:
- the PGD gene encoding 6-phosphogluconate dehydrogenase, decarboxylating, with the protein MAEADIALIGLAVMGQNLILNMNDHGYVVCAFNRTVSKVDEFLANEAKGTKVIGAHSLQEMVSKLKKPRRVMMLVKAGQAVDDFINSLVPLLSPGDIIIDGGNSEYGDSTRRCKQLKAKGIRFVGSGVSGGEDGARYGPSLMPGGDNEAWPYIKDIFQSIAAKVGNEPCCEWVGDEGSGHFVKMVHNGIEYGDMQLICEAYHLMKDILGMEQDEMAKTFEDWNKTELDSFLIEITADILKFRDTDGKHLLPKIQDTAGQKGTGKWTAISALDFGVPVTLIGEAVFARCLSSLKKERIVASKQLQGPKQAPFKGDKKAFLEDIRKALYASKIISYAQGFILFRQAAKDFGWKLNYGGIAMMWRGGCIIRSVFLGKIKEAFDRNPDLQNLLLDDFFKKEMHNCQESWRRAVSTGVQHGIPMPCFTTALSFYDGYRHEMLPANLIQAQRDYFGAHTYELLTKPGNYVHTNWTGHGGNVSSSSYNV; encoded by the exons ATGGCGGA AGCTGATATCGCTCTTATCGGATTGGCTGTGATGGGCCAGAACCTGATCCTGAACATGAACGACCACGGCTATGTG GTTTGTGCATTTAACCGGACGGTTTCTAAAGTTGACGAGTTCCTGGCTAATGAGGCCAAAGGCACCAAGGTGATTGGGGCACATTCCTTGCAAGAAATGGTCTCCAAGCTGAAGAAACCTCGCAGGGTCATGATGTTGGTGAAGGCCGGGCAGGCGGTGGACGACTTCATTAATAGCCTG GTTCCTCTTCTTTCACCTGGTGACATAATCATCGATGGCGGCAATTCGGAGTATGGTGACAGCACG AGGCGCTGTAAGCAGCTGAAGGCCAAGGGCATCCGGTTTGTGGGCAGCGGTGTCAGCGGAGGAGAGGACGGGGCCAGATACGGACCCTCTCTGATGCCCGGAGGAGATAATGAGGCTTG GCCTTACATTAAGGACATTTTCCAGAGTATCGCAGCGAAGGTCGGCAATGAGCCGTGCTGTGAATGG GTGGGTGACGAAGGCTCCGGACACTTCGTGAAGATGGTTCACAATGGCATTGAATACGGGGACATGCAGCTGATCTGCGAGGCGTACCACCTGATGAAGGACATCCTGGGGATGGAGCAGGACGAGATGGCGAAG ACGTTTGAGGACTGGAACAAGACGGAGCTGGACTCTTTCCTGATTGAGATTACGGCTGACATCCTCAAATTCCGGGACACGGATGGAAAGCACCTGCTCCCGAAGATCCAGGACACGGCGGGGCAGAAAGGCACCGGGAAGTGGACCGCCATCTCCGCTCTGGATTTCGGGGTCCCTGTTACTCTCATCG GTGAAGCAGTGTTTGCTCGCTGTCtgtcatccctgaagaaggaaaggATTGTGGCGAGCAAGCAGCTTCAGGGCCCAAAACAGGCGCCATTCAAAGGAGACAAGAAGGCGTTCCTGGAGGACATCCGCAAG GCTTTATATGCATCTAAGATCATTTCTTACGCACAAGGATTCATCTTGTTCCGTCAGGCGGCAAAGGATTTTGGTTGGAAGTTAAATTACGGAGGGATTGCAATGATGTGGAGAGGGGGCTGCATCATCCGCAG TGTGTTCTTGGGTAAAATCAAGGAAGCCTTCGACAGGAATCCTGATCTTCAAAACCTCTTACTGGATGATTTCTTCAAAAAGGAAATGCACAACTGTCAG GAATCCTGGCGCCGGGCGGTGAGCACCGGGGTGCAACATGGGATCCCTATGCCGTGCTTCACCACAGCTTTGTCTTTCTACGACGGCTACAGGCATGAAATGTTACCAGCAAACCTGATCCAG gctCAGAGAGATTACTTTGGGGCTCACACCTACGAGCTCCTGACCAAACCTGGAAACTACGTTCACACTAACTGGACCGGTCACGGAGGCAACGTGTCTTCCTCTTCCTACAATGTGTGA